One genomic region from Kamptonema formosum PCC 6407 encodes:
- a CDS encoding ABC transporter permease, which yields MDIIESVKMATTTLMANKLRSSLTMLGIIIGNASVIAMIGIGEGAQKYVSEQVNSLGPNLLFVIPGSPDAQRRPVVPPLTLVLADAEAIAQQVPSVEEVAPTLNDSQLVTYRSNNASSSIIGTTPQFLSVRSFDVAKGRFITDLDLKRQENVVALGSEIAQRLFGDVQPIGQYVRIKNNTFQVIGVMQPKGSTFGDNQDMNVFVPLTTMANRIVGRSSPYGIRVTFISVSVKDETQMKAAQFQIENLLRLRHKITKDDDFTVRNQQDLQNTLGGITGALKLMLAAVASISLFVGGIGIMNIMLVSVTERTQEIGLRKAIGASRQDILIQFMIESVILSAAGGAIGTMIGVGGVMVVGAISPLQAGVSPVAIALAVGVSGGIGLFFGVVPARQAAKLDPIVALRTA from the coding sequence ATGGATATTATTGAAAGCGTAAAAATGGCGACAACAACATTAATGGCTAACAAGCTTCGTAGTAGCCTGACAATGTTAGGAATTATCATCGGCAATGCTTCCGTAATTGCGATGATCGGCATCGGTGAAGGAGCTCAGAAATATGTGAGCGAACAAGTTAACTCTCTAGGGCCAAACCTGCTATTTGTAATTCCGGGGAGCCCAGATGCACAGCGTCGTCCCGTTGTTCCACCCCTGACATTAGTGCTCGCAGATGCAGAGGCGATCGCACAGCAAGTTCCCTCTGTCGAAGAAGTCGCCCCCACCCTCAACGACAGTCAACTTGTCACCTACCGCAGTAACAACGCTTCCAGTTCCATCATCGGGACAACACCGCAATTTCTTTCAGTAAGAAGTTTTGACGTTGCTAAGGGTAGATTTATCACAGATTTGGACTTAAAACGGCAGGAAAATGTAGTAGCTTTGGGCTCAGAAATAGCCCAGAGATTATTTGGTGATGTGCAACCAATTGGTCAATATGTCCGCATCAAAAATAACACTTTTCAAGTAATAGGAGTCATGCAGCCCAAGGGTTCAACTTTTGGTGATAACCAAGATATGAACGTATTTGTACCGCTGACAACAATGGCAAATAGAATAGTTGGACGTTCATCTCCCTACGGTATTAGAGTAACATTTATTTCAGTTTCCGTTAAAGATGAAACCCAGATGAAAGCAGCCCAGTTTCAGATTGAAAATCTGCTGCGGCTGCGGCATAAAATTACTAAAGACGATGATTTTACCGTTCGCAACCAACAGGATTTACAAAATACTTTGGGAGGAATAACGGGAGCGCTCAAATTAATGTTAGCTGCCGTTGCCAGTATTTCCCTATTTGTTGGCGGAATTGGGATTATGAATATCATGCTAGTTTCCGTTACTGAACGCACTCAAGAAATAGGTTTGCGGAAAGCGATCGGTGCATCTAGGCAAGATATTTTGATTCAATTTATGATTGAATCGGTGATTTTGTCGGCGGCTGGAGGTGCGATCGGTACGATGATTGGTGTTGGTGGCGTGATGGTAGTTGGTGCGATTAGTCCCCTGCAAGCAGG